The Bacillus sp. F19 DNA segment ATTTTCAAAGAGCAAAAGAAAAATTCGAGGATATGGATATGGTTTTTATTGATACGGCCGGCAGGAATTTCAGGAACAGGCAGCTTGTCAATGATTTAGAAAAGCTGATTGATTTCACGGAAGAAATGGAAACATTCTTGGTCCTGTCTGTTACATCCAAACTAAATGACATGCTTGAAATACATAATAATTTCTCATCCATTCATATCGATAAAATCATTTTTACAAAGCTTGATGAAACAAATACAAAAGGATCCATGTATGATTTTATCCTTTCTGCTAAAAAAGGTGTTGCCTACATGACGAACGGACAGAACGTTCGGGATGATATCCTGATTGCTACCGAAAAACTGACAGCTGAAGAGATTATGAGGTAAACATATGCGTCGTTTCGGATAAGAGGCGCCATTTTGGACGGACTCAGAAAAGAGGATTGGCTGCCGCGAAGCTCAAGAGAAAAAGCTAAAAAAGTTGATACAAGTATAGAGCGTCTTGAGCAAAAATATTTGCGGAACGTGCTGCCCGGCGAAGTGGCAAAGGACCTGGAAATGTCTGAGGATGAAGTGACGCACATTATGAAGGAAGGATTCTTTGCAAATGTTCTTTCTATAGACGGCCAAAACCACGATCATGATGAACAGGATCACCATTCGAAAATGGTCCTGAAAGATGAGAAATCTATATCACCCGAGGAAAAAATGGTAAAAGATGAGCTGATTCAGCAATTAAGTGAAGTCATCGTCGGCCTCTCTGAAAAAGAACAGCTTGTGGTCAGTTTATTTTATAAAGAAGAACTGACCCTTACAGAAATCGGACAAGTGATGGGGCTTTCGACCTCGCGTATTTCTCAAATTCATTCTAAAGCTTTATTTAAATTAAGAAATTTACTGAAAAAAATCATTCATTAATGAAAGCACCATACGTCTTGAAAAAAGTGAGTGAACAAATTTTATGACAGCCGTTTTAATGGTTTTCAGCATGATTCTTCATGCAGCAGGTTTTTATTTAATTGCCCTTATATATATAAGATATCAATCAGTTAAAAAGTCAGAGGGAAAACAAGCGGCTATGCTTGAAGAAGCAGAGAGGTCGCTTGCAGCTTATTTGATTGACTTAAAAGAAGAGAACGAAAAACTGATAAACGAAATAAAGATGGAAAGACTGAAAGTTATTAATATAGGTAGAAACACCTCTCACCCTAAAAAAGCAGAGTCAGAACCGGAAGATTCCGAATTTCCTGTTCATGCGATAGGTTATGAGGATTACCTGGAGCTTTCGAGCAGCAATGAAACGGTTCATCCTCAATCTGATGAGGAAAAGGTTATTTCCCTATATCAAAAAGGGTATTCTTCTGAGGAAATAGCGAAAGAATTAAAAAAAGGAATAACAGAAGTTGAGCTTTTGCTTAAATTCCGTCAAAACTAGTCGATTTTTGCTTGCTTATGATCAGTCCTTATGATATATTAATTTTTGGTGTTAATACACACGCCATAGATTTGGGCATTGGTGCTGTTTTAAACAGTTTTGCCTAAAGATGATATGTGCGGAGGAGCAAAAACCATTTAGGAGGAAATATCATGTCAGTCATTTCAATGAAGCAATTACTTGAAGCAGGTGTTCACTTCGGTCATCAAACACGCCGCTGGAACCCTAAAATGAAACGTTACATCTTCACAGAGCGTAACGGCATTTACATCATCGACCTTCAAAAAACAGTTAAAAAGGTTGAAGAAGCTTACCAATTCACGAAAGAACTTGCTGCAAACGGCGGTACAATTCTTTTCGTTGGTACAAAAAAACAAGCTCAAGATTCTGTTAAAGAAGAAGCTGAGCGTTCAGGCATGTACTTTGTTAACCAACGCTGGTTAGGCGGAACGTTAACAAACTTTGAAACAATTCAAAAGCGCATCAAACGTCTGAAAGACATTGAAAGAATGCAAGAAGACGGCACTTTCGAAGTACTTCCTAAGAAAGAGGTTGTTCAGCTTAACAAAGAGCTTGAGCGTCTTGAAAAATTCTTAGGCGGTATCAAAGACATGAAAGGTCTTCCTGATGCATTGTTCATCATTGACCCTCGCAAAGAGCGTATTGCAGTTGCTGAAGCACGTAAATTAAACATCCCGATCGTTGGTATCGTTGATACAAACTGTGATCCTGATGAAATTGATTACGTTATCCCTGCAAATGATGATGCAATCCGTGCAGTTAAGCTTTTAACTTCTAAAATTGCTGATGCAATTCTTGAAACAAAACAAGGTGAAGAAACAACTGCTTAATTAGGTAAAGCAAAGGTGATAAGAGGGGAATACCTTTTATCACCTTTTTTAAAGAGGCTTTTTCCAAACGGGAAAAGCCGCCCTTTAAATATGCTAAAGTAAACTGCATTCATTCATGAATGAAAATAATACATAACGCCGAAAACGGCCACATAATAAGGAGGAAAACTCTCATGGCAATTACTGCTCAAATGGTAAAAGAACTACGCGAAAAAACAGGTGCAGGCATGATGGACTGCAAAAAAGCATTAACAGAAACAAATGGTGACATGGAAAAAGCAATCGACTTCCTTCGTGAAAAAGGAATCGCTTCTGCATCTAAGAAAGCAGACCGCGTTGCTGCAGAAGGCTTAGCACTTGTTAAGTCTGAAGGCAACGAAGCTGTTATCCTTGAAGTAAACTCAGAAACTGACTTCGTAGCTAAAAACGAAGGCTTCAAAGAACTTCTTGATGCACTTGCTTCACACTTGCTTGCTAAAAAACCTGCAAACCTTGACGAAGCTATGACTCAAACAATGGACAACGGATCAACAGTTGCTGATTTCATTAATTCTGCAATCGCTAAAATTGGTGAAAAAATCACACTTCGCCGCTTTGAAATTGTTACAAAAACAGACAGCGACGCATTTGGTGCTTACCTGCACATGGGCGGACGCATTGCTGTATTAACTGTTCTTGAGGGTACAACTGAAGAAGAAACTGCGAAAGATGTTGCTATGCATGTTGCTGCAGTTAACCCAAAATACATCGGACGCGACGCTGTAAGCGAAGAAGAAGTTACTCGCGAGCGCGAAGTATTATCACAACAAGCTCTAAATGAAGGCAAGCCTGCTAACATCGTAGAGAAAATGGTTGAAGGCCGTCTTGGCAAATTCTTCGAAGATATTTGCCTTCTTGAACAAAGCTTCGTTAAAAACCCTGATTTAAAAGTAAAACAATTTGTGGAATCTAAAGGTGCTTCAGTGAAGAGCTTTACTCGCTACGAAGTTGGCGAAGGCATTGAAAAACGCCAGGATAATTTCGCTGAAGAAGTTATGAACCAAGTCAAAAAATAATCAAGTCTGTTCCTCTGGCTAAAGCATGACTTTAACCTGCGGCAGAAAATGAGTAAATGAAAGACAGGGAACACACATCTGTGTTCCCTCTTTTTAAAAAATCATTTACACGGTACTTAGATCTATTGGAAACGACTTGGAGGTCATTATGAGCACACCTAAATATAATCGTATTGTACTTAAATTAAGCGGTGAAGCTTTAGCTGGAAATGACAGCTTTGGCATAAAGCCTGCCGTTATTCAATCAATTGCTAAACAAGTAAAGGAAATTGCTGAACTGGATGTTGAAGTAGCTGTTGTAGTCGGCGGGGGAAACATTTGGCGCGGCAAGATCGGCAGTGAAATGGGCATGGACCGTGCAACAGCAGACTATATGGGAATGCTTGCAACTGTCATGAATTCACTTGCGCTTCAGGACAGCCTTGAAACATTCGGCATTCAGACCCGTGTTCAAACTTCAATTGAAATGCGTCAAGTAGCTGAACCCTACATAAGAAGAAAAGCAATCAGACATCTTGAGAAAAAACGGGTTGTCATCTTTGCTGCCGGTACAGGAAATCCGTATTTCTCAACTGATACAACAGCTGCATTGCGTGCTGCGGAAATTGAAGCAGATGTCATTCTAATGGCAAAAAACAATGTAGACGGAGTTTATACGGCTGATCCTAAAAAAGATTCAACGGCTGTTAAATATGAAACACTTTCCTATTTAGATGTTTTAAAAGAAGGTTTGGAAGTAATGGATTCAACTGCATCATCACTTTGTATGGATAATGATATTCCGCTTATTGTCTTCTCAGTTATGGAAGAAGGAAACATTAAACGTGCGGTATTAGGCGAAAATATCGGAACTATTGTAAGGGGGAAATAATCATGGCAAAACAAGTGCTATCACAAGCGAAAGACAAAATGGAAAAAGCAGTATCTGCATTTAATAGAGAGCTTTCTACTGTTCGTGCAGGCCGTGCGAATGCATCATTGCTTGATAAAATCGTTGTAGATTATTACGGTGCTCCAACACCAGTAAACCAATTAGCTTCTATTAATATTCCTGAAGCAAGACTGCTTGTTATACAGCCTTATGACAAAACGGTTCTGGGCGAAATCGAAAAAGCGATTTTAAAATCAGATCTTGGTTTAAACCCGACAAATGACGGATCTTTAATTCGTCTTGCTATCCCTGCACTTACTGAGGAACGCCGCAAGGAGCTTGCAAAGCTTGTGAAAAAATATGCTGAAGAAGCTAAAGTTGCTGTCCGCAATGTTCGCCGGGATGCAAATGACGACTTGAAAAAGCTCGAAAAAAATGGCGAAATCACAGAAGATGAACTGCGCAGCAACAACGACAATGTTCAAAAAGCAACAGATGATTTCATCAGTAAAATTGATGCAATTGCTAAAGACAAAGAAAAAGAAATCATGGAAGTTTAAGAAAAAACTCTGTACAATGGAATTGTGCTTAAAAGACCCTCTAATGTTTACAGGGGGTTTTTTTGTTAATACTGTTAACATCGTTGCAGTATATGAGAGCGCAGAATGGTGATGGAGGAATCACATGCTCAACATACTGAAAAAATGGAGAAATCCTGCCCGCGAGCAAATGGAATTCTCAAAAGAAGAAATTCTGAAAAGGGAAATCCCGGAACATATTGCAATCATTATGGATGGTAATGGACGCTGGGCTAAAAAAAGAGCTCTTCCCAGAATTGCCGGACATCATGAAGGCATGAAAGTTGTAAGAAAAGTAACAAAACTTTCGAATGAACTCGGAGTTAAAGCCTTAACTTTATATGCTTTTTCTACTGAGAACTGGAAAAGGCCTAAAACAGAAGTAGATTATCTGATGAAACTGCCGGAAGAATTTTTGGGCACCTTTCTTCCTGAACTTGTAGAAGAAAATGTTCAGGTGAGAATTATTGGAGAAGAGTCAAAAATTCCTGAACATACTCTTCGCGCTGTGCAAAAGGCAAAGGAAAATACTAAAAATAATAATGGTCTTATCTTAAATTTCGCCCTGAACTATGGCAGCAGAGCGGAGATGATTCATGCTGTTAAAGGAATTGTGCAAGATGCAAAAAAGGGCGACATCAGCTCTGAAGACATTAATGAGGCATTATTTTCTCAATATTTAATGACGAAAGACATGAGAGATCCTGATTTGCTCATTCGAACAAGCGGAGAAATCAGATTGAGCAATTTCATGCTTTGGCAGCTTGCTTATTCCGAATTTGTCTTTACAGACGTGCTTTGGCCGGACTTCAGCGAGGAGCATTTACTTGCGGCAATTAATGAATACCAGCATAGGGGTCGAAGATTTGGCGGTTTATAAGATGAAGGTGATTGCGTGAAACAAAGAATTATAACCGCAATAATTGCTTTGGCCGTTTTTTTGCCGGCCGTTATTTATGGTCGTGCCCCTTTTACTATTTTTATATACTTATTAGCTTCCATCGGCCTGTATGAACTGCTGAAGATGAAGCGGATTTCCATATACAGTATACCGGGGCTGCTCAGTTTATTATTGCTATGGGTTCTATTAATCCCGAGTAACTACATAAACTTATTAGATGAATACAGCATAACCAAAATCGAGTTTGCGTTGCTTTGTGTTCTGTTTTTTTTATGCTATACCGTTGTGACAAAAAACAGATTTTCCTTCGATGATGTAGGATTCACCATAATAACAACAATGTATATCGGGATCGGATTTTTTTATTTTATTGAAATGAGAAACGTTGGCCTTTATCCTATCATTTATGCTCTATTGATTATATGGGCTACAGATTCAGGAGCTTATTTCATTGGTAAATCAGCGGGCAAAAGGAAGCTGTGGCCTGAAATAAGTCCTAACAAAACGATAGAGGGGTCAATTGGAGGAATCTTCTGCGCCGTAATAATCGCGTGGATTTTTCAATATTTTACTGCCTTTGCAGACTCCTATTTAAGCATCACCCTAATCACAGTTTTGCTGTCTATTTTTGGACAAATAGGGGATTTGGCTGAATCAGCGTTAAAGCGCCATTATCAGGTAAAAGATTCAGGGCATATCCTGCCTGGGCACGGGGGAATATTGGATCGCTTTGACAGCATGATTTTTGTATTGCCGATTATGCATTTCTTGTTTTTGTTTTTTAACTAAGGCTCTTTTCGTAAACTTAGCTGCTTTCACAAGTCGGTAAAAAATCGCCTTTGGATTTTTTGCAGTTATTCATCGTATCTTAATGAACGCCGTATCTGCCTACTTGGGAAAAGAGCATGATATGGACTTGTATATGTGAACCAATAAGAATACGTAAAACAATCTATTCTAAAACAGCCTATACTGAAGAGAATGTCTGTGACAAACGAATGGGAGTGACATGGTGAAGAAGATTAGCTTATTGGGTGCAACAGGCTCAATTGGTCAGCAAACCCTGGATGTAATTAGATCACATCCCGATCAATTTCAGCTTGTTGCCATGTCTTTTGGAAGTAATCTGGAGCTTGGAAGAAAGGCTATTTCCGATTTTTCTCCCAGCCTGGCAGCTGTAAATGATATCCATGTATATTCGCAGCTGAAAGAAGAATTTCCCAACATAAATTTTACATATGGTGCTGAAGGTCTAATAGAAGCAGCTGTTATCTCAGAAGCTGAAATTGTAGTGAATGCAGTTGT contains these protein-coding regions:
- the rpsB gene encoding 30S ribosomal protein S2 is translated as MSVISMKQLLEAGVHFGHQTRRWNPKMKRYIFTERNGIYIIDLQKTVKKVEEAYQFTKELAANGGTILFVGTKKQAQDSVKEEAERSGMYFVNQRWLGGTLTNFETIQKRIKRLKDIERMQEDGTFEVLPKKEVVQLNKELERLEKFLGGIKDMKGLPDALFIIDPRKERIAVAEARKLNIPIVGIVDTNCDPDEIDYVIPANDDAIRAVKLLTSKIADAILETKQGEETTA
- the tsf gene encoding translation elongation factor Ts, which codes for MAITAQMVKELREKTGAGMMDCKKALTETNGDMEKAIDFLREKGIASASKKADRVAAEGLALVKSEGNEAVILEVNSETDFVAKNEGFKELLDALASHLLAKKPANLDEAMTQTMDNGSTVADFINSAIAKIGEKITLRRFEIVTKTDSDAFGAYLHMGGRIAVLTVLEGTTEEETAKDVAMHVAAVNPKYIGRDAVSEEEVTREREVLSQQALNEGKPANIVEKMVEGRLGKFFEDICLLEQSFVKNPDLKVKQFVESKGASVKSFTRYEVGEGIEKRQDNFAEEVMNQVKK
- the pyrH gene encoding UMP kinase, with protein sequence MSTPKYNRIVLKLSGEALAGNDSFGIKPAVIQSIAKQVKEIAELDVEVAVVVGGGNIWRGKIGSEMGMDRATADYMGMLATVMNSLALQDSLETFGIQTRVQTSIEMRQVAEPYIRRKAIRHLEKKRVVIFAAGTGNPYFSTDTTAALRAAEIEADVILMAKNNVDGVYTADPKKDSTAVKYETLSYLDVLKEGLEVMDSTASSLCMDNDIPLIVFSVMEEGNIKRAVLGENIGTIVRGK
- the frr gene encoding ribosome recycling factor, with the protein product MAKQVLSQAKDKMEKAVSAFNRELSTVRAGRANASLLDKIVVDYYGAPTPVNQLASINIPEARLLVIQPYDKTVLGEIEKAILKSDLGLNPTNDGSLIRLAIPALTEERRKELAKLVKKYAEEAKVAVRNVRRDANDDLKKLEKNGEITEDELRSNNDNVQKATDDFISKIDAIAKDKEKEIMEV
- a CDS encoding isoprenyl transferase, which codes for MLNILKKWRNPAREQMEFSKEEILKREIPEHIAIIMDGNGRWAKKRALPRIAGHHEGMKVVRKVTKLSNELGVKALTLYAFSTENWKRPKTEVDYLMKLPEEFLGTFLPELVEENVQVRIIGEESKIPEHTLRAVQKAKENTKNNNGLILNFALNYGSRAEMIHAVKGIVQDAKKGDISSEDINEALFSQYLMTKDMRDPDLLIRTSGEIRLSNFMLWQLAYSEFVFTDVLWPDFSEEHLLAAINEYQHRGRRFGGL
- a CDS encoding phosphatidate cytidylyltransferase, which gives rise to MKQRIITAIIALAVFLPAVIYGRAPFTIFIYLLASIGLYELLKMKRISIYSIPGLLSLLLLWVLLIPSNYINLLDEYSITKIEFALLCVLFFLCYTVVTKNRFSFDDVGFTIITTMYIGIGFFYFIEMRNVGLYPIIYALLIIWATDSGAYFIGKSAGKRKLWPEISPNKTIEGSIGGIFCAVIIAWIFQYFTAFADSYLSITLITVLLSIFGQIGDLAESALKRHYQVKDSGHILPGHGGILDRFDSMIFVLPIMHFLFLFFN